In the genome of Streptomyces sp. NBC_00190, one region contains:
- a CDS encoding ketopantoate reductase family protein → MRYIIIGAGAVGATIGGRLAEAGGEVVLVARGAHAQALRADGLRLTTAGGTRVHRLPVASGPAELGELRPDDVLLLTVKTQDAVAALDAWGDAEVAGGGTAAQRLPVLCAQNGVESERLALRRFARVYGVCVWLPSTFLEPGVVSALCTPLTGILHVGLAAGGTDAVSRAVAADLGKAGFEAPVVEDVMRWKYAKLLGNLGNAIQATTGPEPDAAKAALLGRAAGEAKAAFAAAGIAYASEAEQAEARDGKVNQPPGIRGGSSWQSLARGTGSVEADYLNGEISLLGRLHGVPTPVNDVLRHAANIFAREGLPPGAMSIEDLTALADEAAARS, encoded by the coding sequence ATGCGTTACATCATCATCGGCGCGGGCGCGGTGGGCGCCACCATCGGCGGACGGCTCGCGGAGGCGGGCGGCGAGGTCGTCCTCGTCGCGCGCGGCGCTCACGCGCAGGCCCTGCGGGCGGACGGCCTGCGGCTCACGACGGCCGGCGGGACGCGGGTGCACCGGCTGCCCGTGGCCTCCGGACCGGCCGAACTGGGCGAACTGCGGCCGGACGACGTGCTGTTGCTGACGGTGAAGACCCAGGACGCCGTCGCCGCGCTCGACGCGTGGGGCGACGCGGAGGTCGCGGGCGGCGGTACTGCGGCGCAGCGGCTGCCGGTGCTGTGCGCGCAGAACGGCGTGGAGAGCGAGCGGCTGGCGCTACGGCGCTTCGCGCGGGTGTACGGGGTGTGCGTATGGCTGCCCTCCACCTTCCTGGAGCCGGGCGTGGTCTCGGCGCTGTGCACGCCGCTGACCGGCATCCTGCACGTGGGCCTGGCGGCGGGCGGCACGGACGCCGTGTCCCGCGCTGTCGCGGCGGACCTCGGGAAGGCCGGCTTCGAGGCGCCGGTGGTCGAGGACGTGATGCGGTGGAAGTACGCGAAGCTCCTGGGGAACCTGGGCAACGCGATCCAGGCCACGACGGGCCCCGAGCCGGACGCCGCGAAGGCGGCGCTGCTGGGGCGGGCCGCCGGCGAGGCGAAGGCGGCCTTCGCGGCCGCGGGCATCGCGTACGCCTCGGAGGCCGAGCAGGCCGAAGCGCGCGACGGCAAGGTGAACCAGCCGCCGGGGATTCGGGGCGGGTCGTCGTGGCAGAGCCTGGCGCGGGGGACGGGGTCGGTCGAGGCCGACTACCTCAACGGGGAGATCTCTCTGCTGGGCCGGCTGCACGGGGTGCCGACGCCGGTGAACGACGTGCTGCGGCACGCGGCGAACATCTTCGCCCGCGAGGGCCTGCCGCCGGGCGCGATGTCCATCGAGGACCTGACCGCCCTGGCCGACGAGGCCGCGGCCCGGTCCTGA
- a CDS encoding sirohydrochlorin chelatase gives MSPAPALLVIAHGSRDPRHAATVHALTGRARALRPGLRVETAFLDFNTPSVGQVLSSLYLSGVRDVVALPLLLTRAFHAKSDIPAALAESTARLPGLSVRVADVLGPSPLLVSALERRLAEAGLTPADRATTAVVLASAGSTDPEAIAAIAETAREWRHTGWCAVRPAFASAALPRTEDAVRALRAEGFARVAVAPYVIAPGRLPDRIAAGAEAAGADVIAPVLGAAPELARLLLRRYDAAASAPARLPALSA, from the coding sequence GTGTCCCCCGCGCCGGCACTCCTGGTCATAGCCCACGGCAGCCGCGACCCGCGGCACGCGGCGACCGTGCACGCCCTCACCGGGCGGGCCCGGGCGCTGCGGCCCGGGCTGCGGGTGGAGACGGCCTTCCTGGACTTCAACACCCCGTCCGTGGGGCAGGTTCTGTCCTCGCTGTACCTGTCGGGCGTACGGGACGTCGTGGCACTGCCGCTCCTGCTCACCCGGGCGTTCCACGCGAAGTCCGACATCCCGGCGGCGCTGGCCGAGTCGACGGCCCGGCTGCCGGGGCTGTCGGTCCGGGTGGCCGATGTCCTCGGCCCGTCCCCGCTCCTCGTCTCGGCCCTCGAACGCCGGCTGGCCGAGGCCGGACTCACCCCGGCGGACCGCGCCACCACCGCGGTGGTGCTCGCGTCCGCCGGTTCCACAGACCCGGAGGCGATCGCAGCGATCGCTGAAACCGCGCGGGAGTGGCGGCACACCGGTTGGTGCGCCGTGCGGCCTGCGTTCGCCTCCGCTGCCCTTCCCCGTACGGAAGACGCCGTACGGGCCCTGCGTGCCGAGGGCTTCGCCCGGGTGGCGGTGGCTCCCTACGTCATCGCCCCGGGGCGGCTCCCGGACCGCATCGCGGCGGGCGCCGAAGCCGCGGGCGCGGACGTGATCGCGCCGGTCCTCGGCGCGGCCCCGGAACTGGCCCGCCTGCTGCTGCGCCGCTACGACGCCGCCGCCTCGGCCCCGGCCCGCCTCCCCGCCCTGTCGGCGTAG
- a CDS encoding ABC transporter permease produces the protein MASTDTKAKTDDLAGLEAGLDALDAVQTHRTPVRELLVKKVLPPFLAVGLVLLVWQILVAAKVTEETKLPALSAVWDSLSGMWLKGTLLDIIWTSVSRGLLGFLLALAIGTPLGLLVARVKFVRAAIGPILQGLQSLPSVAWVPPAVLWFGLNDAMMYTVILLGAVPSIANGLVSGIDQIPPLYLRAGRTLGATGLSGARHVVMPAALPGYLAGLKQGWAFSWRSLMAAEIIASSPDLGLGLGQLLENGRNNIDLPGVFLAIILILVVGIAIDLLIFSPVERWVLRSRGLLVK, from the coding sequence ATGGCCAGCACTGACACGAAGGCGAAGACGGACGACCTGGCGGGCCTGGAGGCCGGCCTCGACGCCCTGGACGCGGTCCAGACCCACCGCACCCCCGTCCGCGAACTCCTCGTCAAGAAGGTCCTGCCGCCGTTCCTGGCCGTCGGCCTCGTCCTGCTGGTCTGGCAGATCCTCGTCGCGGCCAAGGTCACCGAGGAGACCAAACTCCCCGCCCTGTCCGCCGTATGGGACAGCCTGTCCGGCATGTGGCTCAAGGGCACGCTCCTGGACATCATCTGGACCAGCGTCTCCCGCGGCCTGCTCGGCTTCCTCCTCGCCCTGGCCATCGGCACCCCGCTCGGCCTCCTCGTCGCCCGGGTGAAGTTCGTCCGCGCCGCGATCGGCCCGATCCTGCAGGGCCTGCAGTCCCTGCCCTCGGTCGCCTGGGTGCCACCGGCGGTACTCTGGTTCGGCCTCAACGACGCCATGATGTACACGGTGATCCTGCTGGGCGCCGTCCCGTCCATCGCCAACGGCCTCGTCTCCGGCATCGACCAGATCCCGCCCCTCTACCTGCGGGCCGGCCGCACCCTGGGCGCCACCGGGCTGAGCGGTGCCCGGCACGTGGTCATGCCGGCCGCACTGCCCGGCTACCTGGCCGGCCTCAAGCAGGGCTGGGCCTTCTCCTGGCGCTCCCTGATGGCCGCCGAGATCATCGCCAGCTCCCCCGACCTCGGCCTGGGCCTGGGCCAGCTGCTGGAGAACGGCCGCAACAACATCGACCTGCCCGGCGTCTTCCTCGCGATCATCCTCATCCTCGTCGTCGGCATCGCCATCGACCTGCTGATCTTCAGCCCGGTCGAGCGCTGGGTGCTGCGCAGCCGCGGCCTGCTGGTCAAGTGA
- a CDS encoding ABC transporter ATP-binding protein has product MATTLAKAAEGIAAEHTHAARIEHVSKSFSGPAGSQLVLDDISLDVAPGEFVTILGASGCGKSTLLNLVAGLDKPSAGTIETPGGRPALMFQEHALFPWLTAGKNIELALRLRGLPKTDRKPEAERLLELVRLGGAYGKRVHELSGGMRQRVALARALAQDSQLLLMDEPFAALDAITRDVLHGELTRIWAETSLSVLFVTHNVREAVRLAQRVVLLSSRPGRVAKEWTVDIAQPRRIEDADVAELSLEITEHLRGEIRRHGQH; this is encoded by the coding sequence ATGGCCACCACGCTCGCCAAGGCTGCCGAGGGCATCGCAGCGGAGCACACGCACGCCGCGCGCATCGAGCACGTCTCGAAGTCCTTCTCCGGCCCGGCCGGATCGCAGCTCGTCCTGGACGACATCAGCCTCGATGTCGCTCCCGGCGAGTTCGTCACCATCCTGGGGGCCTCCGGATGCGGCAAGTCCACCCTGCTGAACCTGGTCGCCGGTCTCGACAAGCCCAGCGCGGGCACCATCGAAACCCCCGGCGGCCGTCCCGCCCTGATGTTCCAGGAGCACGCCCTGTTCCCGTGGCTGACCGCGGGCAAGAACATCGAACTCGCCCTGCGCCTGCGCGGGCTGCCCAAGACCGACCGCAAGCCCGAAGCCGAACGCCTCCTGGAGCTGGTCCGCCTCGGCGGCGCCTACGGCAAGCGCGTCCACGAACTGTCCGGCGGCATGCGCCAGCGCGTCGCCCTGGCCCGCGCGCTCGCCCAGGACAGCCAGCTCCTGCTGATGGACGAGCCGTTCGCCGCGCTCGACGCCATCACCCGGGACGTACTGCACGGCGAACTCACCCGCATCTGGGCCGAGACCTCGCTGTCCGTCCTGTTCGTCACCCACAACGTCCGCGAGGCCGTGCGCCTCGCCCAGCGGGTGGTCCTGCTCTCCTCGCGGCCCGGCCGGGTCGCCAAGGAATGGACCGTGGACATCGCCCAGCCGCGCCGCATCGAGGACGCGGACGTCGCGGAACTGTCCCTTGAGATCACTGAACACCTGCGTGGGGAGATCCGCCGCCATGGCCAGCACTGA